The Vibrio tasmaniensis genomic sequence CCAGTACGCACAGAACTTGTTTGTATGGGGAGCGGGTGATCTAGGACAGAACGGTTGGGAACAAGTAATTTGGCTGATGCCTAAGCTACTTCCGATCTTTGCCATCTTCTTATTGGCGCCAAGAGTCCTGACTTTACTTTCGATTGGCACTGAAGGGGCAGCAGCACGCGGGCTCAATATTGGCGCAACATTCTTTGTATTGATGGCGGTTGGCGTTTGGTTGGTGTCAGTGTCGATTACCTCTGTGGGCGTGATCAGCTTTATTGGTTTGATAGCTCCGAACATTGCTAGGCATTTAGGTTTTCTAAAAGCCAAATCAGAACTCGTCGCAAGCTGCGTATTAGGTGCGTTACTGCTTTGTATCTCCGACAGCTTGGCTATCTTCTTGGCACAATGGTCTTTGGACATGATTCCAACAGGAACGGCGACCGCAGTGATTGGTGCTCCGGCTTTGATCATTATTGCTCGCAAGCAAATGTCTGCTCAAGATCAGCTGTTTTTCTCGATGCCAAAAGGCCCGAAGTTTATTTCACCTTTGACTTATTTTTTGTTGGGCGCAATGGTCTTCGGGTTGTTGGCATTAAGCACGCTCTCACAGCCTTCTTCTGATATGGGCTACTTTGTTATCCCAGACGCATTTGAATGGTCGATTCGTTGGCCGAGAATGCTAACCGCGATATTTGCTGGTGGAGGCTTGGCGGTGGCAGGTGCGATCTTACAAAGGTTGGTCTACAACCCGCTCGCAAGCCCAGACATTCTTGGTGTGTCGGCGGGTGCAGTTCTGGCGTTGATTTTCAGTAGCCTGTTTATGGGATATTCGATTCACTCCTTGAGCCCGTGGGTTGCGTTTTTGGGCAGTGCGATTGCGCTGTGTTTATTGTTACTTCTTGGCAAGAAGCACCAGTTTGCGCCGTCTATTTTAATTCTGACTGGTATCTCGCTCACCGCAATGCTAGAAGCTTTGGTGCAATTCTCTTTAACGCGAGTGGGTGAGGGGAAATACACTTTATTGGCTTGGTTGGCAGGCTCTACCTATCGTGTTGAACCTGAGTCGGCAATGTTTATGATCATGGTGATAGCGGCTTCTATCGGGGCTGCTTTGCTATTGAGTCGTTGGGTGACCTTAATTGCGACTGGCCGACAGTTCGCGAGTGCCAGAGGGTTGAATATCAATCTCGCCTACGTGGCATTGTTATGTATTGTTGCGATCTTATGTTCGGTCGTGACAACCACCATGGGGCCTGTCGCGTTCGTCGGCTTGTTAGCTCCGCATATCGCAGCAATGGTGGGGGCTCGTTTGGTTCGAGAGCAGATCATTTTGTCGTTTTTAATTGGTGCTGCTCTCATGCTATTTGCAGACTGGTTAGGTCAAGTACTGGTGTTCCCAGCTCAACTCGCAGCGGGCACCTTAGTTTCCATTATTGGTGGCAGCTATTTCATCTTCTTGTTATTGAAATCTCGAAGAACATAGGTTCTACCAAAACTGAGAACCCTTGATTATCAAAGCTATTGGTATTCAAAACTACTGGCAATCAAAGCTATTGGCAAAAAAACTACGATTGAAAAGCAGTGAATGGAGCGATCCATCACTGCTTTTTTATTGATGTTGTATATGTAAGGGAGAGGCGTTAAGCAACACAGGTCTCGCTTCTTAATGTGCAAGTTTGGCATATGTTAATAAAATGTATAACCTAAAGGTCTGACCACTTATTTGAGTAGCCCACATGACTGATCTCCCTCGTATCACTTGTTCCATCGATGAAAACCAAATTGCGACCGTGGCATTAAATCGTCCAGATAAGTTAAATGCTATTGATATGGCGATGTTTGAAGGCGTCAATAACATGATCAGAGAGCTCAAAAAAAATAATGAGATTCGCGCTGTGATAGTGAAAGGTAATGGTGCGGATTTTTGTTCAGGACTCGATGTTAAATCGTTATTGAACAGTAAAGTTGGGGCGATGAAGCTTTTGTTCAAATGGCTACCGACGTTGCCAAACGCAGCCCAGTATTTTTCTATTGGTTGGCGAGAAATCCCTTGCCCTGTCATTTTTGCGATTCACGGGCGTTGTTGGGGAGGGGGGCTTCAATTAGCCAGTGGTGGCGACTTTAGGATTGCTAGCCCTGATGCGAATTTCTCGATATTGGAAGCGAAATGGGGGTTGATTCCTGACATGGGAGGCGCAATCGCATTTCGCGAACTGATGCGTAAAGATCACACATTAGAAATGGCGATGACCGCTAAAGTAATCGATTGCGAAACAGCAAAAGACTATGGCTTAGTGACTAAAATCGCCGAAGAACCTTACTCTGAAGCCTATGCCTTGGCACTTGAATGCGTCAATCGTTCGCCAGATGCTGTTGCCGCCAATAAAAAGCTCTACAACAAAACTTGGTGGTCTAGCCCTGGTTTTGCCTTATTTTATGAGACTTGGTATCAAATTAAAGTTGGCGTAAGGAAGAACAGATCAATTGCTGCTCAACGTGAAATTCATCAAGACAAACCGCGTCCATACGTCGCTAGAAAGTTCAAATAGCGTTTGTAAAGTAATA encodes the following:
- the fhuB gene encoding Fe(3+)-hydroxamate ABC transporter permease FhuB, which codes for MKSSGFMMGAALFFAALAHLWLGQSEFGPIGELFKQVSPISDSATFYSMVDDSFELMALIYVNLPRLVMAILVGGTIGTIGSLFQQLTQNRMMSPLTLGTSSGAWLGLVILNVVAPMLVAQYSVWFALIGALLAMGLIVSIVGIKNMNGLPIVLAGMAVNLLLGAFATAIILLNDQYAQNLFVWGAGDLGQNGWEQVIWLMPKLLPIFAIFLLAPRVLTLLSIGTEGAAARGLNIGATFFVLMAVGVWLVSVSITSVGVISFIGLIAPNIARHLGFLKAKSELVASCVLGALLLCISDSLAIFLAQWSLDMIPTGTATAVIGAPALIIIARKQMSAQDQLFFSMPKGPKFISPLTYFLLGAMVFGLLALSTLSQPSSDMGYFVIPDAFEWSIRWPRMLTAIFAGGGLAVAGAILQRLVYNPLASPDILGVSAGAVLALIFSSLFMGYSIHSLSPWVAFLGSAIALCLLLLLGKKHQFAPSILILTGISLTAMLEALVQFSLTRVGEGKYTLLAWLAGSTYRVEPESAMFMIMVIAASIGAALLLSRWVTLIATGRQFASARGLNINLAYVALLCIVAILCSVVTTTMGPVAFVGLLAPHIAAMVGARLVREQIILSFLIGAALMLFADWLGQVLVFPAQLAAGTLVSIIGGSYFIFLLLKSRRT
- a CDS encoding crotonase/enoyl-CoA hydratase family protein yields the protein MTDLPRITCSIDENQIATVALNRPDKLNAIDMAMFEGVNNMIRELKKNNEIRAVIVKGNGADFCSGLDVKSLLNSKVGAMKLLFKWLPTLPNAAQYFSIGWREIPCPVIFAIHGRCWGGGLQLASGGDFRIASPDANFSILEAKWGLIPDMGGAIAFRELMRKDHTLEMAMTAKVIDCETAKDYGLVTKIAEEPYSEAYALALECVNRSPDAVAANKKLYNKTWWSSPGFALFYETWYQIKVGVRKNRSIAAQREIHQDKPRPYVARKFK